Proteins encoded by one window of Deltaproteobacteria bacterium:
- a CDS encoding flagellar motor protein has protein sequence MDLATFIGVIASFSILVSAIMMGSGLSAFINIPAVLIVLGGTICATMINYPLKDVIGSIKVVQKAFFAKTLTFGEIITNFVNYATRARKEGILALEATLPEIQDDFLKKGLQLTIDGLEPQSITEILETEIAFVEDRHRLGAELFQTMGTFSPAFGMIGTLIGLVQMLQSMDDPSTIGPSMAVALITTFYGAVLANVLFLPISGKLRTRSKEESLLKEMILHGIISLSRGDNPRIIEQKLHSFLPPVLRVSTFE, from the coding sequence ATGGATCTGGCGACTTTTATCGGTGTTATCGCTTCTTTTAGTATATTGGTCTCTGCCATCATGATGGGCAGCGGCCTCTCAGCTTTTATCAACATCCCTGCTGTCCTTATTGTCCTGGGTGGAACGATCTGCGCCACCATGATCAACTACCCCCTTAAAGACGTGATTGGTAGTATTAAGGTGGTGCAGAAAGCCTTTTTCGCCAAGACCTTGACCTTTGGGGAAATCATCACCAATTTCGTCAATTATGCTACAAGGGCGCGCAAGGAGGGCATCCTGGCCCTGGAGGCTACCTTACCGGAAATTCAGGATGATTTTTTGAAAAAGGGCCTGCAGCTCACGATTGACGGCCTGGAACCTCAATCCATCACCGAGATCCTGGAAACCGAGATTGCATTCGTTGAAGACCGCCACCGACTGGGCGCGGAATTGTTTCAGACCATGGGTACCTTTTCTCCAGCTTTTGGGATGATCGGTACCTTGATCGGTCTGGTGCAAATGTTGCAAAGCATGGACGATCCCTCGACTATCGGCCCGTCCATGGCCGTGGCCTTGATTACGACCTTTTATGGCGCCGTGCTGGCCAATGTCCTCTTTCTGCCCATTTCTGGCAAACTGCGCACCAGGAGCAAGGAGGAAAGCCTGCTCAAAGAGATGATCCTCCATGGAATCATCTCCCTCTCACGAGGAGATAACCCGCGGATTATTGAGCAGAAACTGCACTCATTCCTGCCGCCCGTCCTGAGAGTCTCCACCTTCGAGTAG